gattttacgattttacgatccgtttttacgatccgagtttgttttgcattttccgTGCCAtgttaaaatcgtgattttaacaacttGTTACTATGGTATTGTTTTGTCTTTatataatatgtatattttactaatttaataATTCTCAAAGATTTGTTTTCATgctatgcaaaaataaataaataaataaaataagtattaatttagtaattaatattttgttaatatattctaaaaattttaatataatgatattaaaaataaaaaaaatttaatatattttcaagttaaaattacaaagcaacaAGGCAAGAAGCATAGCAACTCAAACCTCGAAAGCACCAAATTATCATTTATAGAACCATTAAGTTGAGGTCATAGTTAGTTTACAGATGGGTGCGTTTGTTTAgcctttgtttttgtgtttacgGTGTAAAAAACACAGTTAGGTATttggtaatatattaaaatacattttatatcATGGAGCCCaccaaaaaattaagtttgaaatacAGTTTTTTTGAAgcagtttttatatttttttttaaccaggtTTTGTaaaaccctgtttgtttttgtatttcaaaagtacttttttcaaaatttcaaatttttttattttttttcttcacttcaaattatttttttatatattttcatatcattttgatgcgctgatatcaaaaataatttttaaaaaataaaaaaaataattattttgatacatttctaagaaaaagcacttttgaaaagcaaccacaaccaaacattttatacatgttttttgctgcACATAAacctcaaccataatttttaccataatttttaccaaacacgtattAACTAACCACATCTAATCATactttttttaaccaaacacattaaactactttttattcaacctcaatttcaatcacagttttaaccaaacatatataaataccaaactaacctcgattaaaaatattttttataaaataatttttttttaaatcacaaccataaaaactacCACAATTCTTAACACACAGGATCAGTTGAAActgagtttcaaattaaaggCTTCACGTTCAAATTATCAGAGAGCGccatttaaggaaaaaaaaattaaaaaatagtgaaatcaGGTCTCTACCAGGAATCTCTAGTCCATAGGATAAGCGAACAGGACCCGTACAAGCACTGAGTTCAGCGCTGATTAGGTGAGGACTCAATTCAGGAAGCTGTCCCTTTTCACTTGGTTAGGCCGTGGGGCTCATAAGAAGTATTAGTACATTCGAGTTTTTGACCATCGACACTTCTCACACGTAATACATTAAGCATGAATTGACCAAAGATAGAAGAATGCTAGCTCACAAGCAAACAGCAATTCTTGACATCAGAAAACAAGGTTCCCCAACAATATAGAAGTTAGGGTAACTGTTAGGTTATCATCAAGCTCTGTACTTATGGGGAGTGATTCCACAAAAGCCGAGGCAAGAGAGACAACCAAGAAACCTAATAACATCTCCCAGCTTTTCTGAACATATCCGAACGAGGCGAAATAATACATAAACCTGTCACCATATTAACTGATCACTAACCAACCTTCTACATTACGCATCAGCTCAAACAGCATCAACAAAGTTATGACATGAGATTATGTAAGAGTAAGACTTACCCAACAGAAGCCACGAAACCAGACAGGGCCATTGCAACACTACCAGCTATAGACTTGTTTTTGTTGTATGGGATTTTCTGCCTTCCAAAGCGCCTTCCCACAATGTCTGCCATCcctgattaaaaaagaagaaaaaaaaaggcagttATTAGGCACAGTACAAAAAGAAAGTCTCAAGCATATCTGTTCTTCCATGTACTGAAACTTAAATCAGTGAGCAGTCAAGTTATACGTTGAAGTAAAGAATGTATAttactcaattaaaaaataccatCTCCAGCACACAGGTTGCATATTGCTGCAATTGCAACCGGGGAAGTCCTCCAATAGATAGCACAAGCCCCAGTAATTGTCAAGGCATAGTACAGCGGTCCTTTAAGAAGTTCCCTGATGAATGGAGGAAAGATGAGGTGGTCAAATTGAGAAGTATCATAAAgaaacaatcaaagaatatcaTGATGTGTCAACTCCAAAAAAGTAATGGATCGCTTAGAAAACAAGAAGTGTTTGTTCAGAAACCTTTATCTAAGAAAAATAAGCGCCAGCCTAGAAGTTATCTTCATAACAAAACAACtcacttaaaaaatatgtaCAGTAAGTATCCCGTCTAATCcaccaaatcaaataaaatcttgaGGAACAAATTAGGAGTAAATTGCGCAGCTGAATCAGTTCAAAACAAAAGGGATCTCTCAGGGAGGGATCAAGAATGAGAAGGGAGCCTTCAAGACATTTAACACAGGGAGGCTTCATGAATTTTACATCCAGAGCTGCAAGTTATAACCTGCGGTCTCCAAATCTGCTCATTGATTTCACCGTAGCTTCATCTTTCCACATTCCAGATCCAATAAGAAGAATTTGTATTATGTTAACACCAGGTGTAAAAGCTGCAAAAAGTGCTCCCCGACGCCCAGAACTACAATAATTTGTAATAGCTGTTTAGGGGGACAGATTTATAGCAATATTATGCCAAGCTTCTCTAGTCATAAAATTACCTGAAAATCGGCCAACACAGCATAAAAACTAACCCGATGCTTATATGCACGAGCTTCCTATTCAGTttctaaacaaagaaaagaaaaaggacaatCAACCCCTAATTAGCTGAACACGAAAGGAGATTTCATAGGAGAAGATTGATATTTCACGTCCCATTTTAAGAAACAAGGTATGACTCACAGACAAAATCTCCTATGaagcaaataataaatgaatatcACCTCATGGAATCCATCAAACCTCATGGAATCCATCAAAAAGCAGAAATTAACATCGATATTGCATGTAAATTCCCAGTAGTCGTTATACAAGCTTGTTAATCAAAATATAGTGTAAAAAATCAGGTGTTTATCCTAaaactaaagcaaaaaaaaaaaaacctggtcAAGCCCATGTTTTGCGGTTTCTTTCCATAGTTGCAGAAACGCGAAAATAACAACAGCCGACACAACAGCCGAGCAAAGATCGGAGACAACTGGGTTACTACCGGTCCACATTGCAGCAGCCCACCGTAATATGCTTATCTTTGTCAACGTTTTAAGGcctaattaacaacaaaaagtttggtttttgtttgttttccggaaggGTAGCCTTGCCAACCTAGAATAAATTTCATGAACCATTACTCTTCTGGAAGTTTGTGTTATTTcacataataataaattatatttaataaaaagtcatgttacacaaaaataaaatcaaggagacattttttatattttttcctgaAACCATTATGCTTCtcataaaaattatgttatttaatcTTAATCAGAATGTTGTTTCagatgtttaattaattaaaatgtcatgtcagcaaaaataaaattaagaagataccttttattatttcttatgaaCCACTGAACTCCTCAAATAGTGATCacttgtatttaattaaaatatcattgtcaaaacaaacacaaaattgaGGAGACATCTTTAATACTTTCTTTAATACCAAAAGTAAAGGAAATTGAACgaatctaaaatttattttttaagatatgctAGTTGTAttcatgtttttctaatttaaataaaattaatatatatatatatatacacacactcgCGCGGGCGCGTGATTTTTTATGTAGTGTATTGAACAAATATTACCTATATAGAACTGTAAAGTGAACATTAAAAGAATCTATTTAAAAGTATATGAAATAGACATGACGAGATATCATTTAAAATGGTAATGGCTATGAGTCGTAATtgttgagtttttgtttttttttttcatttaactaGAATCTACTTCCattccctcttcttcttctttttttaagtatCGTGgaaattgtaataattttttaatatttcaagtaccaatcaaattatattttctttattaaaaaaatattttttaaagaaaatataaacaatcaagtagaaaaaaataaaagtagaaatacttaataattttttaggggCCCGGCCCCTtgcaagaaattttatttttcaagccTCTATTCTAGTAGTTTGGTGATGTATTTAAGGGCTTGCCCAATAAATTATCAACACATTTACATCtatgtgaaaaatatattatttctggGAAACATTTATTTGGTGGAATAATTAATAAagatgagcaaaaaaatcaaaaaattgattaaaccaagaaaattagaaaaaaaataactaaaaaaactgaatcgtgaaaaaaaacagattaaaccgattagaattttgaaaaaaccgaccggtttgattttggttttataagcttgaaaccgaaaaaaccgaaccgaacccaaacaaaaaaaacaaaaaaaacagagccaaaccggtttgaagcggtttttgttatgaaaaacagaaccgaaccaaaaccggtcggtttgaatcggtttcggttttttaaaaaatatattttttttggtatagtttttttttttaataaaaaccgaaccgaactgaaaataataaCCCCTACTAACCAAGTATTATATTATAGATGAGTGGGGAGCTGGAATATTGAGTTTACCAGTAATAAATGAATTtggatttataaaattaaaatccgTTTTATAATTATACTAACGATCAAACTGAAACCCAGATAATCCGTCACTGAAACTTCTCACGCCAATAGAAAATGGAGGGCGTTGTGAAATGGTATTCACAATCACACTTCACAACTGTGCTTGGAGATTAGCACCAAagcagagaaaaaagaaaaagaaatcagagGATATTACGGGCCTTGGTAGTGGAAAATGCCGAAAACTTACAAAGCCACTGGGCCTAGAAGATGGCGCTACCCGCCACGAGAGTGATGGCAATTGACACCCTCAAAACAACCACACAACTCGAATATACAGGATACGGACATGACGAAAGCAgattatttgagattgaatttcaacttatttttattacattattttttaaaaattttatttattaattttaaattattttaatatgctaatattaaaaatatattttttttaaaaaaatattttaatacaatgcTTTAAAAAGCAACTGAACACATCCATGTACAGCAACCCCTAGGCCATATACAGCAACCACACAGAGAATCCAACAAAACAAGGTTTTGTCACCTTCTTGGTTACAACAAGGTTTGGGTAAATCATTTACCCAAACGTCGCAACTGAGTTCCCCTTTACACATGACGAAACCTAGATGCCACTAACCTCACCAGCCATGGCTCCAAGAGACCCACCATCACCGCCCCCAAGAAGATGCTATTCTCCTTAATTGATAGACTATGGGCCTCGGAatcattaaactttatttaGTTTGATAGATCAACTGCTGACCGTTTATTTATAACCTAGTCTATACTAGGTTTTAAATTACTAGTCTATActaggttttaaattaataaaagagctGATAAGTCAActaacaatatataattaataggttaaaaacctattttgacttttattttttttcttccaaaataatgttttattcttctttaaaaaaaactcttaaaatgaaaatattttaaattaaatttaattttctttcaaaataatgttttattcttctttaaaaaaaactcttaaaatgaaaatattttaaattaaatttaattaactcaTACAACCGGTAACCTAGAACACCAGtagagtttaataactttagcGTGCCTTACGTTCCTCTAAGGCAGTGTCCTGTTGCTATCCAGATATGAAATGcatgaaacaaaataatacaaaaaagaataagTAACTGGTTGGAAATGTAGTGTAAAACacgtttttaaaattttaatttttttatttaaaataatttttttatatatttttagattattttaatatttaaaaattaaaattaatttttttattttaatatatttttaaataaaaaatattttaataattatatttttaaataaagtaatcTTCTTGGTATcctatttgattgattgatgacaAGAAAGTACAAAGTTGTTACTATTGTATTGTTTTGTCTTTatataatatgtatattttactaatttaataATTCTCAAAGATTTGTTTTCATgctatgcaaaaataaataaataaataaaataagtattaatttagtaattaatattttgttaatatattctaaaaattttaatatattgatattacaa
This region of Populus trichocarpa isolate Nisqually-1 chromosome 9, P.trichocarpa_v4.1, whole genome shotgun sequence genomic DNA includes:
- the LOC18109105 gene encoding farnesol kinase, chloroplastic isoform X6 yields the protein MCSRRLNCSFHASPPSLRYDPHSRPLSNLKPTFILAPCQRINNGCTTRFEVGFQTSLRRSRGDPTTKIAAVAMLHQNPVVSDLIATGLSGTIALSILRFFAETTKRHVFDQKLNRKLVHISIGLVFMLCWPIFSSGRRGALFAAFTPGVNIIQILLIGSGMWKDEATVKSMSRFGDRRELLKGPLYYALTITGACAIYWRTSPVAIAAICNLCAGDGMADIVGRRFGRQKIPYNKNKSIAGSVAMALSGFVASVGFMYYFASFGYVQKSWEMLLGFLVVSLASAFVESLPISTELDDNLTVTLTSILLGNLVF
- the LOC18109105 gene encoding farnesol kinase, chloroplastic isoform X12, whose protein sequence is MGLTSSGRRGALFAAFTPGVNIIQILLIGSGMWKDEATVKSMSRFGDRRELLKGPLYYALTITGACAIYWRTSPVAIAAICNLCAGDGMADIVGRRFGRQKIPYNKNKSIAGSVAMALSGFVASVGFMYYFASFGYVQKSWEMLLGFLVVSLASAFVESLPISTELDDNLTVTLTSILLGNLVF
- the LOC18109105 gene encoding farnesol kinase, chloroplastic isoform X2, yielding MCSRRLNCSFHASPPSLRYDPHSRPLSNLKPTFILAPCQRINNGCTTRFEVGFQTSLRRSRGDPTTKIAAVAMLHQNPVVSDLIATGLSGTIALSILRFFAETTKRHVFDQKLNRKLVHISIGLVFMLCWPIFSSGRRGALFAAFTPGVNIIQILLIGSGMWKDEATVKSMSRFGDRRELLKGPLYYALTITGACAIYWRTSPVAIAAICNLCAGDGMADIVGRRFGRQKIPYNKNKSIAGSVAMALSGFVASVGFMYYFASFGYVQKSWEMLLGFLVVSLASAFVESLPISTELDDNLTVTLTSILLGNLVF
- the LOC18109105 gene encoding probable phytol kinase 3, chloroplastic isoform X7, producing MWTGSNPVVSDLCSAVVSAVVIFAFLQLWKETAKHGLDQKLNRKLVHISIGLVFMLCWPIFSSGRRGALFAAFTPGVNIIQILLIGSGMWKDEATVKSMSRFGDRRELLKGPLYYALTITGACAIYWRTSPVAIAAICNLCAGDGMADIVGRRFGRQKIPYNKNKSIAGSVAMALSGFVASVGFMYYFASFGYVQKSWEMLLGFLVVSLASAFVESLPISTELDDNLTVTLTSILLGNLVF
- the LOC18109105 gene encoding farnesol kinase, chloroplastic isoform X10 gives rise to the protein MWTGNNPVVSDLCSAVVIFAFLQLWKETAKHGLDQKLNRKLVHISIGLVFMLCWPIFSSGRRGALFAAFTPGVNIIQILLIGSGMWKDEATVKSMSRFGDRRELLKGPLYYALTITGACAIYWRTSPVAIAAICNLCAGDGMADIVGRRFGRQKIPYNKNKSIAGSVAMALSGFVASVGFMYYFASFGYVQKSWEMLLGFLVVSLASAFVESLPISTELDDNLTVTLTSILLGNLVF
- the LOC18109105 gene encoding probable phytol kinase 3, chloroplastic isoform X8, producing the protein MWTGSNPVVSDLCSAVVSAVVIFAFLQLWKETAKHGLDQKLNRKLVHISIGLVFMLCWPIFSSGRRGALFAAFTPGVNIIQILLIGSGMWKDEATVKSMSRFGDRRELLKGPLYYALTITGACAIYWRTSPVAIAAICNLCAGDGMADIVGRRFGRQKIPYNKNKSIAGSVAMALSGFVASVGFMYYFASFGYVQKSWEMLLGFLVVSLASAFVESLPISTELDDNLTVTLTSILLGNLVF